The genomic DNA TCCGCGGCGATATTTTCGGTTGTTTTGTCACGAATAATATTCAGTATATCCAGTCGGAAAGGGAGTATTATATCGGCGGAAAACTGATCGAAGACCAGAAGAAGTATAAGCTTGGAACACTTGATATGTATACGTTCGGCAGAATATTTCCGCAGTTCAGATACTCGAAAAAAGACTATATTATGCCGGACCTTCTCCGGGACATTGTTAAAAACTATCTCGATGAACTGTAGTCATTTCCGGTATGGATATGCTATAATGAATAACAATTGAATAAATAAAAGTAGAGGTTGCACTTTTCAAGAGTAAAGTATTTTAGCAGGCATGCGTTTAAAAGATACTTAAAAGGGGAAAGTGCCGAAGAATGATACCGGCAGGTATATATTCTGGGGTTCAGTTTAACAGGCTGGGCACTGTCAGTAACATGATGCGCTACATTTAATAGGTAAATCATAAATGCGTGCACTGTTAGCGTATTTGTGATTTTTTTTATTGAAAAAAACTAGGAGGAAGAAACATGGAAGCATTTTTAAATTGGGAATACATGCCTTTAATCCCGCCGCTGCTTACGCTGCTGCTCGTCATTATTACGAGAAAAGTGGGAATCAGTTTAGGGGCAGGAATTATTACATCGGCATTTGTCATTGCGAATGGCCGGTTCGGTGAATTTTTCACACTGATTATCGATTCATTTCTGGCAATCTTTATTGAAGACGGCGGTCTGAACACGTGGAATGCATACATATTAATATTCTTAACACTTCTTGGGATTATGACGGCATTTATGAATATGTCAGGCGGTGCGCGTGCATTCACAAACTGGGCACTGACTAAAGTTAAATCCCGCCGCGGTGCAGGTCTCGTAACGGGACTGCTCGGGATTATCGTGTTTATCGATGACTATTTCAGTGCATTAATTGTCGGTCAGGTGGCAAAGCCGATTACTGACAAATATAATATTTCAAGAGCAAAACTCGCTTATCTTGTCGATACGACAGCATCACCGGTTGCAGTAATGGCGCCGGTATCCAGCTGGGGTGCGGGAATTATGGGTCTGACAGCACCGCTGTTAATCGGTGCCGGCATGACGCACATTTCACCATTCCAGAGTTTTATGTATATGGTACCGATGAACTTCTATGTCATCGCAGCAGTCGTTATGATGTTTATCGTTATTATCTTTAAATTCGATATCGGTCCGATGAGAAAACAGGAAGATTTAGCGATTAACGAAGGTGTTCTGCGTGACAAAGTTCCGGAGTTTGCTGAGCAGGATGAAGACCTGCCGGTTCATGAAGGATCGGGTGCAAGTGCATTAATCGTGCCGATTGTTGCTCTCGCACTGACTGTTATAGTTGCAATGTACATTACAGGCGCAATGGAAGGCGGGGACTGGAGCGTCTTCACAGTCATGGAAAACACGCTGATTACACATGCGCTGTTAATTGGTGGAATTGTCGGCCTTGTCCTGACGCTTGTCTACTACTTCAAACATACGAAAAATGATAATGATTTCAGCGGCAGACACATTCTGCTTGGAATCAAAACAGGTTTCCTTGCGATGTTCCCGGCGATGCTGGTATTAACATTCGCATGGATGATCGGCGGACTGATCAGTGAACTTGGTACAGGAGAACTGCTCGGTACAATGGTTGAGAATTCAAGTCTTTCTGTTGCGCTGCTGCCGGCTGTTATTTTTATCGTTGCATGTATTATGGCAATGGCAACAGGAACGAGCTGGGGTTCATTCGGTATTCTTATTCCGGTAGCGGGTGAAATCATTATTTCACTTGGTGAAACGGAGCTGTTACTGCCGACTGTCGCAGCTGTACTTGCAGGAGCGGTATTCGGGGACCACTGTTCACCGATTTCCGATTCGACGATTCTGTCATCGACAGGTTCCGGCAGTGACCACATCGTTCACGTTATGACGCAGCTGCCGTACTCGGTAAT from Jeotgalicoccus saudimassiliensis includes the following:
- a CDS encoding Na+/H+ antiporter NhaC family protein, with translation MEAFLNWEYMPLIPPLLTLLLVIITRKVGISLGAGIITSAFVIANGRFGEFFTLIIDSFLAIFIEDGGLNTWNAYILIFLTLLGIMTAFMNMSGGARAFTNWALTKVKSRRGAGLVTGLLGIIVFIDDYFSALIVGQVAKPITDKYNISRAKLAYLVDTTASPVAVMAPVSSWGAGIMGLTAPLLIGAGMTHISPFQSFMYMVPMNFYVIAAVVMMFIVIIFKFDIGPMRKQEDLAINEGVLRDKVPEFAEQDEDLPVHEGSGASALIVPIVALALTVIVAMYITGAMEGGDWSVFTVMENTLITHALLIGGIVGLVLTLVYYFKHTKNDNDFSGRHILLGIKTGFLAMFPAMLVLTFAWMIGGLISELGTGELLGTMVENSSLSVALLPAVIFIVACIMAMATGTSWGSFGILIPVAGEIIISLGETELLLPTVAAVLAGAVFGDHCSPISDSTILSSTGSGSDHIVHVMTQLPYSVISALIALAGFVILGLTTSVMYGLLGVLGGLLIVFVIVKFIYRPVAKQNA